The following are encoded together in the Penaeus chinensis breed Huanghai No. 1 chromosome 20, ASM1920278v2, whole genome shotgun sequence genome:
- the LOC125035939 gene encoding uncharacterized protein LOC125035939 produces MKMKSVMDKQNEKDNTLEFISMYRNHECLWRVQCKDYSNKNKRNSALDALLDIYRKLVPGASKADVLRKINTLRSSFRRELKKINDSKKSGSGTDELYTPSLYYFDELRFVADQDVPRQSTSTLEEDGNTRKTTDLVSQDTEPGHADDLDTDVTSPQSSTSVQTPTPNKRPRRTKKNDVTHDILQRVAENLQRPESSMSIFGKYVGSKLDEFDPKTSRVALRYCSKCFKPSYVTSCYDTIPTILQLQ; encoded by the exons atgaagatgaagag tgTAATGGATAAGCAAAACGAAAAAGATAATACACTAGAATTTATTTCCATGTATAGAAATCATGAATGTTTGTGGAGAGTGCAATGTAAGgattatagtaacaaaaacaaaaggaatagtGCCTTAGATGCGTTACTTGACATATACAGGAAACTAGTCCCTGGAGCATCAAAGGCAGATGTACTTAGAAAAATAAACACTCTGAGGAGTAGTTTCAGAAGAGAattgaaaaaaattaatgattcAAAAAAATCTGGCTCTGGTACAGATGAATTATACACACCATCTCTGTACTATTTTGACGAACTAAGGTTTGTTGCGGACCAAGATGTTCCTCGCCAAAGTACAAGCACTTTAGAGGAAGATGGAAATACAAGG AAAACAACAGACCTTGTATCGCAAGACACTGAACCAGGTCATGCTGACGACTTGGATACTGATGTTACCTCGCCACAAAGCAGCACATCAGTTCAAACACCAACTCCGAACAAAAGACCGAGACGCACAAAGAAAAATGATGTTACGCATGACATCCTACAGAGAGTGGCCGAAAACTTGCAGCGTCCAGAGTCGTCAATGAGTATTTTTGGTAAATATGTAGGTTCAAAACTGGACGAGTTCGACCCTAAAACAAGTAGGGTAGCCTTAAGATATTGTTCAAAATGTTTCAAACCAAGTTACGTCACCTCATGTTATGATACAATCCCAACAATACTCCAATTACAATGA